A region from the Papaver somniferum cultivar HN1 unplaced genomic scaffold, ASM357369v1 unplaced-scaffold_22, whole genome shotgun sequence genome encodes:
- the LOC113340539 gene encoding uncharacterized protein LOC113340539 — MRSPVQGRPLILYTSSGDVAIGALLAEEDEEGVKHPIHYFNRTMKDAQLRYQKDERECLALAHAMQIFRHYLLSNRVVLVSKDDPIKFLLSKPALIVRPGKWLLQMSEFDIVCVSPKEIKGQEVADLLAAFPGEDSATLPDDVPGELPGISVVKEETWLLYFDGSATPSNDIGGACIVLVSPSGELLKLLEIMAGKKSTLDALTDKAVDEYTADILESNQEATKKHADLEGQIAAVKTMFTGALKELTDELSVLRRMVGIIGSD; from the exons atgaggtctccagtgcagggtcgACCGTTGATATTATACACATCCTCCGgtgatgttgctattggagcactactggctgaagaagacgaagaaggcgtcAAGCATCCAATTCACTATTTCAACcgaaccatgaaggatgctcaactcagataccaGAAAGATGAAAGAGAATGCCTGGCGCTAGCTCATGCAATGCAAATATTCAGGCATTATTTACTATCCAACAGAgttgtgcttgtatccaaagatgatcccataaagtttttactCTCTAAGCCCGCTCTGATAGTAAGACCTGGAAAGTggctgcttcagatgtcggaattcgacatagtatgtgtttccCCCAAAGAAATCAAAGGTCAAGAAGTAGCAGATTTACTAGCGGCGTTCCCAGGAGAAGATTCTGCGACATTACCAGATGATGTACCAGGAGAACTTCCAGGAATCTCAGTcgttaaagaagaaacatggttgttgtactttgatggatccgccacccCTAGTAATGATATTGGAGGAGCGTGCATAGTCTTGGTCTCTCCATCAGGAGAG TTACTGAAGTTGCTAGAGATAATGGCTGGTAAGAAGAGTACATTGGATGCCTTAACTGATAAG GCTGTTGATGAGTACACTGCTGATATACTGGAGTCAAACCAAGAAGCAACTAAGAAGCATGCTGATTTGGAAGGCCAAATCGCTGCTGTGAAGACCATGTTCACcggagccttgaaagagctaacTGATGAGTTAAGCGTCTTAAGGAGAATGGTGGGTATCATTGGTTCAGATTAA